The following nucleotide sequence is from Tardiphaga alba.
ATGCGAGACCGGTGCCGAGCGAGACCTGCGCACCGACGATGCCGTGGCCGCCGTAGAAATGCTTCTCGCGGCTGAACATGTGCATCGAGCCGCCCTTGCCCTTGGAGTAGCCGCCGCGGCGCCCCGTGAGCTCGGCCATCACGCCATTGGCGTCCATGCCGCAAGCGAGCATGTGACCATGATCGCGGTAACCGGTGATGACCTGATCGCCATCCTTGAGCGCCATCTGCATGCCGACGACGACGGCTTCCTGACCGATATAGAGATGGCAGAAACCGCCGATCGCGCCCATGCCATAGAGCTGGCCGGCCTTCTCTTCAAAGCGCCTGATCAGCAGCATGTCGCGCAGCGCGCGCATCTCCTGATCACGGTTGAAAGCGGGCGGCGATGACTTTGCCTGAGAAGTTTTGGCGTCATTGCTCGATGCCTGCTCCGCGGGAGCGCTTTTCTTCGGTGCGGCCATGAAAATTCCGGATGCGAGTGAGGAAGTTAGTTCTTCCTACTCCAACTGCTTGCGCGGTGAAAGGGATTGCGTCGCGCGGAATGCCACACTGTTATTTCGCACTGCAGCGAGAGCGTGAAACTTTTGATCGGGATCGCAGTGCGTTTTGTAATTTGAGGAATAGAAATGAGCGTTGTCGTCATTTCATCGCAACATAGGGTGACGAAGCGCTAACCATCGGATTCACGCAAAGCAGAATTGCTCTACGCGCGCGCGACTCATGCGGCGACGATTGTGAATCCTAGTTCGGCTTGAGGACGCGCACGACATCGCGCGAATGCGCGTAGTCGAGTTGCCAGCGCACACGCTCGTCGAGCATGTCGGGATCGAGGCTGTTGGAGCGCAGCAGCGCAACGCGCTGTTCGGCCTTGTTGCGCTCCTTCCGAAGCTGCACCAGTTCGGAGGTCAGCGCGGTGATCTCCTGATCGAGTTCCTGCCGCGCATTGAGGCCATACTTGCCGGTATAGGCATTCATGCCGAAATAG
It contains:
- a CDS encoding FtsB family cell division protein, with product MVKHTRLKSVLTGLVLYAVAALLVSYFGMNAYTGKYGLNARQELDQEITALTSELVQLRKERNKAEQRVALLRSNSLDPDMLDERVRWQLDYAHSRDVVRVLKPN